In Aegilops tauschii subsp. strangulata cultivar AL8/78 chromosome 3, Aet v6.0, whole genome shotgun sequence, one genomic interval encodes:
- the LOC109784081 gene encoding cyclin-A2-1, giving the protein MAARKDNAVLIACQAPNGRVTRAQAANRGRFGVPHPAPVPVRTERKPATKGKAKRGASDENTCASALTSAPPPKRRAALKDVTNISCANSFRNCTAVTKLQSRPTQKVGRNPSKNKQCTKKAPKPPLPAVSGTSFVVNDSHNVEESQKAELLPPKEEPTALLENKGSLSLWNIARNRESGVHEPFFQGRNTRDKSETADSNTGYYVGLNVIDIDKDNGNPQMCASYAAEIYRNLMAAELIRRPKSNYMETLQRDITKGMRGILIDWLVEVSEEYKLVPDTLYLTVYLIDQFLSRKYIERQKLQLLGITSMLIASKYEEICAPRVEEFCFITDNTYTKNQVLKMECEVLNDLGFHLSVPTIKTFLRRFLRAAHASQKAPCATLGYLGNYLAELTLTDYSFLKFHPSVVAASAVFLARWTLDQSDLPWNCTLEHYTSYKSSDIQGCVRDLWELQQGNTSGSPPLNAIREKYRQEKFECVANMLSPAMPVSLFHRQSNGTSPLLINNS; this is encoded by the exons ATGGCTGCAAGAAAGGATAATGCAGTCCTTATTGCTTGCCAAGCTCCCAACGGCCGTGTAACACGAGCTCAAGCTGCTAATCGTGGAAGGTTTGGAGTGCCTCACCCAGCACCGGTACCTGTCAGAACTGAACGAAAACCGGCGACTAAAGGAAAGGCGAAACGGGGAGCTTCAGATGAGAACACTTGTGCAAGTGCTCTAACTTCAGCTCCACCTCCTAAAAGGCGAGCAGCACTCAAGGATGTGACAAACATAAGCTGTGCAAACTCGTTCAGAAACTGCACTGCTGTGACTAAGCTACAG TCAAGGCCCACACAAAAGGTAGGGCGAAATCCAAGCAAAAACAAGCAGTGCACAAAGAAGGCCCCTAAGCCACCTCTTCCTGCTGTTAGTGGAACTTCATTTGTTGTGAATGATTCTCATAATGTGGAAGAATCTCAGAAGGCAGAGCTTTTGCCACCAAAGGAGGAGCCCACTGCTCTGCTCGAAAACAAGGGATCGTTGTCATTATGGAATATTGCACGGAACAGGGAGAGTGGTGTTCATGAGCCATTCTTTCAGGGAAGAAACACAAGAGATAAATCTGAAACTGCTGACTCAAACACTG GGTACTATGTTGGCTTAAACGTTATAGACATTGACAAAGATAATGGCAATCCACAAATGTGTGCTTCCTATGCTGCAGAGATATACAGAAACCTAATGGCTGCAGAG CTTATAAGGAGACCTAAATCAAATTACATGGAGACTTTGCAAAGGGATATCACAAAGGGCATGCGAGGAATCCTGATTGATTGGCTTGTTGAG GTTTCTGAGGAATATAAACTTGTGCCAGACACACTGTACCTCACTGTATATCTTATTGATCAATTTCTTTCTCGGAAATATATTGAAAGACAGAAACTACAACTTCTTGGAATAACTAGCATGCTGATTGCCTC AAAATATGAAGAGATCTGTGCGCCTCGTGTTGAAGAATTTTGTTTCATAACTGATAACACATATACAAAAAATCAG GTGCTGAAAATGGAGTGCGAAGTGCTTAATGATCTGGGGTTTCATCTTTCTGTTCCCACAATCAAAACGTTTCTGAG GAGATTCCTTAGAGCCGCACATGCTTCTCAAAAA GCTCCTTGTGCAACTTTGGGCTATCTGGGCAATTATCTCGCGGAGTTGACTTTGACCGATTACAGTTTCCTGAAATTTCACCCTTCAGTGGTGGCAGCCTCGGCAGTGTTCCTTGCAAGATGGACACTCGACCAATCAGACCTGCCATGG AACTGTACTCTCGAGCATTACACCTCATACAAAAGTTCTGATATTCAAGGATGCGTACGCGATCTATGGGAGCTGCAGCAGGGCAACACCAGCGGAAGTCCCCCCCTCAATGCCATACGCGAGAAGTACCGGCAGGAAAAG TTTGAATGTGTAGCCAATATGCTGTCGCCGGCGATGCCTGTGTCGCTCTTCCATAGACAATCTAACGGCACCAGCCCCCTGCTGATCAACAACTCCTAG